One Halictus rubicundus isolate RS-2024b chromosome 10, iyHalRubi1_principal, whole genome shotgun sequence genomic window carries:
- the LOC143358421 gene encoding 1-phosphatidylinositol 4,5-bisphosphate phosphodiesterase codes for MTKKFEFNWQIEVPELLRNGSVFDRWFEDKETTEFEPSCLFKVDEYGFFIYWKSDGKDGDVIELAQVSDIRYGGTPKDPKLCNKVSKHGTMEQIDEKSLTICSGIDYTNIHYQHVICADAQTAKDWQAGLRLITHNTKASNVCPTIQLMKHWMRLSFQVDPKGKVPVKVISKTFASGKTEKLVYQGLADLGLPSGKSDKIEPKDFTFEKFKTLYFKICPRNDIEELFQSITKGKSDTISLSQLVQFMNEKQRDPRLNEILYPLYDEKRCTEIINDYEQDEKVKNSKAITKDGFIRYLMSDENAPVFLDKLEEWMDMDQPLSHYYINSSHNTYLSGRQIGGKSTVEMYRQVLLAGCRCVELDCWDGKGEDEEPIITHGKAMCTDILFKDVIYALRDCAFVTSEYPVILSFENHCCLKQQYKLAKYCDDILGDLLMKEPLKDYPLEPGQPLPPPSALKRKILIKNKRLKPEVEKVELELFRSGQFEAKDEVVEDPNAPAPPPQEPKEEPPPEAAPAEGGAPAEGGAEGEAPPIQYTGSTMACHPWLSSMINYAQPVKFQSFETAEKKNIHHNMSSFSETAALNYLKTHSVEFVNYNKRQMSRIYPKGTRADSSNYMPQVFWNAGCQMVALNFQTPDLPMQLNQGKFEYNATTGYLLKPDFMRRADKTFDPFSEDVDGVITAQCSVQIIAGQFLSDKKVGTYVEVDMYGLPADTIKKEFRTRMVPANGLNPVYNEEPFLFRKVVLPDLAVLRIGVYEESGKLLGQRILPLDGLQAGYRHISLKTEANFPMALPMLFCNIELKIYVPDGFEDFMAALSDPGAFSKGAEKQAETMKGLGIEQTDAKAEAKKKKEEEAKKEEFKPEPITVDTLRREKAFKQGKKMMKELDTMRKKHLKERQTMQKNHCAAIDKLVKGKDKNALLQDANVKKVIGEQTAQWSAMVEKQRKEEWELLKNQTESSREEFKKLIEVVQAGQVKQLQAKHDKDIKDMNANQVKVSVETAKEVMNDKALKSKGDKDRRLREKKEQNIKKFMQEKKTLQIKQGREKEKLTKSHEKQVAELDGEITAAIEMYKNEAIEYDLSSKSEFYV; via the exons ATGACAAAGAAGTTTGAATTCAATTGGCAGATCGAGGTGCCGGAGCTGTTGAGAAATGGCTCGGTATTCGACCGATGGTTCGAAGACAAGGAGACGACGGAATTCGAGCCGAGCTGTTTGTTTAAAGTCGACGAGTACGGATTTTTTATCTATTGGAAGAGCGATGGCAAG gACGGTGACGTCATCGAGTTGGCCCAAGTGAGCGATATTCGTTACGGCGGAACGCCGAAG GATCCAAAATTATGCAATAAAGTAAGCAAACATGGAACCATGGAACAAATAGACGAGAAAAGCTTAACCATATGCTCTGGTATTGATTACACGAACATCCATTACCAACACGTTATATGTGCGGACGCGCAAACAGCGAAG GACTGGCAAGCTGGATTACGACTGATTACGCATAACACGAAAGCGTCGAACGTTTGCCCGACGATTCAATTGATGAAACA CTGGATGAGATTAAGTTTCCAAGTGGATCCAAAAGGAAAAGTGCCCGTGAAAGTAATATCGAAAACTTTTGCTTCTGGAAAAACTGAGAAACTCGTTTATCAAGGTCTGGCGGACTTAGGCTTGCCGAGCGGGAAG AGCGACAAAATAGAGCCGAAAGACTTCACCTTCGagaaatttaaaacattatactttaaaatttGTCCACGCAACGATATCGAAGAACTGTTCCAATCGAT AACAAAAGGAAAATCGGATACGATCAGCTTGAGCCAACTGGTACAGTTCATGAACGAAAAACAGCGAGATCCTAGGCTCAATGAAATTTTGTATCCTCTGTACGACGAGAAACGATGCACCGAAATTATTAATGATTATGAACAAGATGAAAAAGTGAAAAACTCAA AAGCTATCACCAAGGACGGTTTCATTCGTTATTTAATGTCCGATGAAAACGCCCCCGTGTTCTTGGATAAATTGGAGGAGTGGATGGACATGGATCAACCCCTTTCTCATTACTACATTAATTCAAGCCATAATACTTACCTAAGCGGCAGACAAATCGGTGGCAAAAGTACTGTTGAGATGTACAGACAAGTGCTACTAGCTGGCTGCAG ATGCGTGGAGCTCGATTGCTGGGACGGAAAGGGAGAAGATGAGGAACCAATCATAACCCACGGCAAGGCCATGTGCACCGATATCCTCTTTAAAGACGTCATATACGCGTTAAGAGACTGTGCATTCGTCACGTCGGAATATCCTGTGATTTTGAGTTTCGAAAACCATTGTTGTCTGAAACAGCAATACAAATTGGCCAAATATTGCGACGACATATTAGGCGACCTATTGATGAAGGAGCCGCTCAAGGATTACCCA CTTGAACCAGGACAACCGCTACCACCGCCGAGCGCATTGAAgcggaaaatattaattaagaATAAGAGGCTGAAGCCGGAGGTAGAGAAAGTCGAACTCGAGTTATTCCGCTCCGGACAATTCGAAGCGAAGGATGAAGTGGTTGAAGATCCAAACGCACCTGCGCCACCACCGCAAGAGCCAAAG GAAGAACCACCACCGGAAGCTGCTCCAGCTGAAGGTGGTGCACCAGCCGAAGGGGGTGCTGAGGGTGAAGCACCACCTATCCAGTATACTGGCAGTACCATGGCTTGCCATCCTTGGCTCTCTTCGATGATAAACTATGCGCAACCGGTAAAATTCCAGAGTTTCGAAACTGCAGAAA AAAAGAACATTCATCACAACATGTCCTCGTTCTCGGAAACCGCTGCACTGAATTATCTGAAAACGCATTCTGTGGAATTCGTCAACTATAACAAACGTCAAATGAGTCGAATCTATCCAAAGGGTACGCGGGCTGATTCCTCGAATTACATGCCACAG GTCTTCTGGAACGCCGGCTGTCAGATGGTAGCATTGAACTTTCAAACGCCAGATTTGCCGATGCAGCTGAATCAAGGAAAATTCGAATACAACGCAACAACCGGATATTTGTTGAAGCCGGATTTCATGAGAAGGGCAGACAAAACGTTTGATCCGTTTTCCGAGGACGTAGACGGTGTTATCACTGCTCAATGCTCTGTCCAG ATAATAGCAGGGCAATTTCTTTCCGACAAGAAAGTCGGCACCTACGTCGAAGTAGATATGTACGGTCTGCCGGCAGACACCATCAAGAAGGAATTTCGAACGCGAATGGTTCCAGCGAACGGGTTAAATCCAGTTTACAACGAGGAGCCATTCCTTTTCCGAAAAGTTGTGCTCCCAGACTTGGCGGTGCTGAGAATTG GCGTGTACGAAGAGTCCGGCAAGCTGTTGGGTCAACGAATTCTGCCATTGGACGGCCTTCAAGCCGGATATAGACATATTTCGCTGAAGACCGAGGCTAATTTTCCTATGGCGTTGCCGATGTTGTTCTGCAACATTGAGCTGAAGATTTACGTGCCCGATGGATTCGAAG ACTTCATGGCCGCCCTGTCTGATCCGGGCGCGTTCAGCAAGGGAGCGGAAAAACAAGCCGAGACGATGAAAGGACTTGGAATCGAGCAAACGGACGCGAAAGCCgaggcgaagaagaagaaagaggagGAGGCCAAGAAAG AGGAGTTTAAACCGGAACCGATCACGGTGGACACGTTACGGAGGGAGAAAGCCTTCAAACAGGGAAAGAAGATGATGAAGGAGTTGGACACGATGAGGAAAAAGCATCTGAAGGAGCGACAGACGATGCAAAAGAATCACTGCGCCGCCATCGATAAATTGGTCAAAGGAAAAGA CAAAAACGCGTTACTCCAAGACGCCAATGTGAAAAAAGTTATAGGCGAGCAAACCGCTCAATGGTCCGCCATGGTGGAAAAGCAGCGGAAAGAGGAGTGGGAGCTGTTGAAGAATCAGACGGAAAGCTCTAGGGAAGAATTTAAAAAGTTAATTGAAGTGGTGCAAGCTGGGCAAGTGAAGCAACTGCAGGCGAAACATGACAA AGACATAAAGGATATGAACGCGAATCAAGTGAAAGTTTCTGTGGAAACGGCGAAGGAAGTCATGAATGACAAGGCACTGAAGTCGAAGGGTGACAAAGACCGTCGACTTCGCGAGAAAAAAGAGCAAAATATAAAGAAGTTCATGCAGGAGAAGAAAACTCTGCAGATCAAGCAAGGTCGGGAAAAGGAGAAGTTAACAAAATCGCACGAAAAACAAGTGGCCGAGCTCGACGGCGAAATCACCGCG GCGATCGAAATGTACAAGAACGAAGCAATTGAGTACGACCTGTCGTCGAAATCAGAATTTTATGTATAA